A portion of the Bacteroides faecium genome contains these proteins:
- a CDS encoding class I SAM-dependent methyltransferase — MNSDYKVGDLIYDANIYDAMNTNLDDLHFYKRWLPENKDAQILELCCGTGRLTLPIAKEGYDITGVDYTPSMLAQAKVKASEAGLEISFIEADIRTLNLPEKYDLIFIPFNSIHHLYKNEDLFKVLSVVKNHLKDGGLFLFDCFNPNIQYIVEGEKEQKEIAAYTTDDGREVLIKQTMRYENKTQINRIEWHYFINGKFNSIQNLDMRMFFPQELDSYLEWNGFHIIHKYGGFEEEAFNDNSAKQIFVSQC; from the coding sequence ATGAATAGTGATTATAAAGTGGGTGATTTAATTTATGATGCAAATATTTATGATGCAATGAATACCAATCTAGATGATTTGCATTTTTATAAGCGGTGGTTGCCGGAAAACAAGGATGCGCAGATACTTGAACTTTGTTGTGGTACAGGCAGACTTACTCTTCCCATTGCAAAGGAAGGATATGATATTACTGGAGTTGATTACACCCCTTCAATGCTTGCCCAGGCAAAGGTGAAAGCTTCCGAAGCAGGATTAGAAATAAGTTTTATCGAGGCAGATATCAGAACTTTGAATTTGCCGGAAAAATACGACCTTATCTTTATTCCGTTTAATTCGATTCATCATTTATATAAGAATGAAGATTTATTTAAGGTACTTAGTGTCGTTAAGAATCACCTCAAAGACGGCGGCTTATTTCTGTTTGATTGTTTTAATCCAAATATCCAATATATAGTTGAAGGTGAAAAAGAGCAGAAGGAAATTGCCGCATATACAACCGATGACGGTAGAGAAGTATTGATAAAGCAGACCATGCGATATGAAAATAAAACTCAGATAAACCGTATCGAATGGCATTATTTTATCAATGGCAAGTTTAATTCTATTCAAAATCTGGATATGAGAATGTTCTTTCCTCAAGAGCTGGATTCATATTTGGAATGGAATGGTTTTCATATTATTCATAAGTATGGTGGATTTGAAGAAGAGGCATTTAATGATAATTCGGCAAAACAGATATTTGTTAGCCAGTGCTAG
- a CDS encoding MFS transporter — protein MEQKNKLKLNSGGLLVFILTVGVFGIINTEMGVVGILPLIAETFNVSVPQAGWTVSVFALVVAASAPVTPLLFSGINRKKVMLLALGLFTLSNIISMLTSNFTILLIARILPAFLHPVYVSMAFTVAAASVSKEQAPKAVSKVFIGVSAGMVLGVPVTSFIASEVSFSMAMLFFTVVNALVFVATILFIPSMPVKEKVSYGAQLSVLKKTEMWHSIIAVTLINGAMFGFFSYMSNYLKTVTEVSYNVISAVLLVYGLANIVGNVLAGKLLSINARRSIIIMPFALLASYIFLFFVGEWITAMVIIILILGVLAGIASNNMQYMITDSALEAPDFANGMFLTSANLGTTIGTAICGAFITEMGTRYSVFGAFLFLIASIMFVYLRVRMPHSRKQVKMEILAE, from the coding sequence ATGGAACAAAAGAATAAATTAAAACTCAATTCGGGCGGTTTGCTCGTCTTTATCCTTACGGTCGGTGTGTTTGGCATTATAAACACCGAGATGGGAGTAGTGGGTATCCTGCCCTTGATTGCCGAAACTTTTAATGTCTCCGTACCGCAGGCAGGCTGGACGGTAAGTGTTTTTGCATTGGTGGTAGCCGCATCGGCTCCAGTCACTCCTTTGTTGTTTTCGGGAATTAACCGGAAGAAAGTAATGCTGCTTGCACTGGGATTATTTACGCTAAGCAATATCATATCCATGCTTACCTCTAACTTTACCATATTGTTGATTGCCCGGATACTTCCCGCTTTCCTGCATCCGGTATATGTATCTATGGCTTTTACGGTAGCTGCTGCTTCTGTCAGTAAGGAACAGGCTCCCAAGGCTGTTTCTAAAGTCTTTATCGGTGTGTCCGCCGGCATGGTGCTGGGCGTTCCGGTGACCAGTTTCATTGCCAGTGAAGTTTCGTTCTCCATGGCAATGTTATTTTTCACAGTTGTGAATGCTTTGGTATTTGTGGCTACTATACTGTTTATCCCTTCCATGCCTGTAAAAGAAAAAGTATCTTACGGTGCGCAACTCAGCGTATTGAAGAAAACGGAGATGTGGCATTCAATCATTGCCGTAACCTTGATTAACGGAGCCATGTTCGGATTCTTCAGCTATATGTCAAACTATCTGAAAACAGTGACGGAAGTCTCCTACAATGTAATCAGTGCCGTCTTGCTTGTATATGGACTGGCGAATATTGTAGGCAATGTGCTGGCGGGGAAATTACTTTCGATAAATGCCAGACGCTCAATAATCATCATGCCTTTTGCGCTGTTAGCTTCCTATATCTTCCTGTTCTTCGTTGGAGAATGGATAACGGCTATGGTAATAATCATCCTTATTTTAGGTGTATTGGCAGGTATCGCAAGTAATAATATGCAATACATGATAACAGATTCCGCACTCGAAGCTCCCGATTTTGCCAATGGAATGTTTTTGACTTCCGCTAATTTGGGAACGACGATTGGTACGGCTATATGCGGAGCCTTCATCACGGAAATGGGTACCCGCTATTCTGTTTTCGGCGCGTTTCTTTTCCTGATTGCAAGCATTATGTTCGTTTATTTACGTGTTCGTATGCCTCATTCCCGCAAACAGGTTAAAATGGAGATTTTAGCAGAATGA